AGTCAAGGCAAAAGCAATGAGCAACAGACAATAGTGTTTCAGGTAGTTGGTAGTCACCTGTAGGATCCTGAGTGGTGCATGCGGGCAGCGTTGGCAAAAAACCCAGACACAATGCATCTCAGGATCACATCCGGGTCACCTGGACAAGACAAAAAACCAATTCAATTTGAACACCGTAAAGAGGTGCACATAAAGGATACAAACAGGACAGAAATGTGGGGTATACACACCTTCGCTGGAGGTGCGTGGCACCTTGAATTTATTCATGAGTCGCCTGAGCTGTTCTCGTACAGTCATGGCTCGCTGCAGACCCTTGTAGTTGAGGAAGTGTTCCTGACACCACTGAGAGCTCTTCTGGTGCTAGATGGACGAGGTGGGGGGTTAGAGACAAACCAGTTTTAGGTTAAAACCATTTAGGTTTTATTCCCTCTGGAAAATAACACGGGTActtacaatgaacaaaaatataaacacaacatgtaaagtgttggtcccatgtttcatgagctgaaatcccaaaaaatgttccatacgcacaaaaagcttatttctctcaaattctgtgcacaaatgtttacatccctgttagtgagcatttctcctttgctaggaaaatccatccacctgacaggtatggcatatcaagaagctgattaaacatgatcattacacaggtgcaccttgtgctggggatactaaaaggccactctaaaatgggcagttttgtcacagaacaaaatgccacagatgtctcaagttgaggaagcgtgcaattggcgtgctgaaatgtccaccagagctgataCCAGAGAGTTgattgttcatttctctaccataagctacctccaacatcgttttcgaaaactctatgcaaaggagatatgTCGCGCTGCacgagacaaatggtggtcacaacagatttctgatccacacccctacctaaGGTATCTATCTGTATGCGtaactgtattcccagtcatgtgaaatccatagattaggacctaatatatttatttaaaatgactgatttccttatatgtacaatttttgaaattgttgcatgctgcatttatatttttgtttagtatagttTTCAGGAATGCAAATGATTAGTAAAGCTGATCTTTAGCACCAAGTCCTGAAAATATATAAATCTAAAATGTTATATCATTCAGCAGAGTGCTTTACTGTTCATGGACCATGTTCATATAAAAAGATTCAGGTTGATCGCTGCTAAACGGAAGGCTTCATTCCTAGCAGTGGCCCATACAGTGGCAGTGCCCACCTTGATGAAGGCTTCGTAGACATTGAGCATGGTGAGATGATCTCCTTCCGCCACAGCAAACTTCCGATGCTCCCGCGcctatggaggagggaggaggatgggagcagagagagaaacatgcagacagagggggagacgaGAGGTGATTAGGATGGTAGATGCCGTGCTTCtcgaagcacagacagacatacagatctgcacaacagaatgttttagacTGGGCATTCAACATGAAGACATCTGCAACACTCACTGCTGGTTTCTTCTGATTGGCTGGCACCATGAAGATGTTTTGGATCTGCATCATGGCTGCTATGGTAACAATCTCCTTGGAACAGCCAAAGTTTCCTGACTCCAGCAGCATCTTGGCAAACATGGGGCTGAGGGGGAACTCTGCCATACGCACGCCCATAGGGTCAGTCAGACGACCATACTGGTCCAGACCCCCCAGGGCGTAGAGCAGCTCCAGTGCTTGGACCATGGACTGGGCTGGAGGAGGCTAGAGTAGGAACAATTATAAAGTTAGTTTAATACACAGGCTATCAAAGTTAATAATTTGTTGACAACCAGTTTTGGTGCTCTTTGAGTCAATTCACCATCTTTTAGAATTGTGAGCCTTTCACAGTGCTCTTAATCTTGTGTACAGACTACTTCAGCATCTGTCCAAATTCCGAAAATGTTTAGATCTGAGTAAACCCAAGATTACAGTGCTCAAAACAAAGTACACACATTGTATTGGATGGACTCACAGAGAGAAAGCTGAATCGCAGCACGTTGTCTATGCCCAGAGCTTTGAGCTGCAGGATGACAGGGGCCAGGTTGGTACGCTGCATCTCAGGAACCGTGGACGCAGGCAGCTTCTCAAAATCCTCCTCTGGAGCACACAGACAGGTCAGAACACACACCACAGCACAGGGCTGATCTGAGCAAGCTTAGAGCTGTCTTGACACTTTTCCCCCACACCGATGGCCTTTTCcgataacacacacagagaccccactccctccctcacacatacacacctgtGTATAGTCTGAAGCACTTCCCGGCTCGGTTGCGTCCCCCTCGTCCTGCCCTCTGACTGGCTGAGGCCTTGGAAATGGGCGTGACCACCAGCGACTCGATGGCAGTGCAAGGGTTGTACGCCCGCAGCTTGACAAACGCACAGTCGATCACAAACACGACGCCGTTGATGGTGATGGACGTCTCTGCTATGTTAGTGGCCACCACCACCttagagaaccagagagagcgcTTTAACATAGACCACCCACTCCTGTATATCCAATACAGGGCTTTTATAAAGCACATGCTTCAGCCACTCAGATCATTTCATCCTGTGGCAAAGTGTTTTCATGGCTCGGTCCTCTTAAGGAAGCTTACCGTATACCCATGGTTGTCCTATGTCCAAGCGGAGGTATAAAAGCATTCTTTGCCATCTGAGGGCTTGACAAACTTTTTTTTgccacttgtccttcagataaTTAGGAAAGATTTTTTTACTTGTCCAAATGTTAAAGTCACCCGTCACGTTACTCCCACCCCTAGAAAAGGGTCTCCAACACCAGCCCGCGGGCCGACAGTTGGCGAATACTGctgcaaatgtttaaaaaacgCAATTGGCAGGAAAACACCGTTCTCAAAAGCCCACAGATTAAAATATCCATCAGAAATTAAGGGGAGATCTAATGATGCATCAACTAGCATGGTtcactaatatgactaggattatcatcaactagcatggttcactaatatgactaggattatcatcaactagcatggtttgctaatataactaggattatcatcaactagcatggttcactaatatgactaggattatcatcaactagcatggttcactaatatgactaggattatcatcaactagcatggttcACTAATATGACTaagattatcatcaactagcatggttcactaatatgactaggattatcatcaactagcatggttcactaatatgactaggattatcatcaactagcatggttcgctaatatgactaggattatcatcaactagcatggttcactaatatgactaggattatcatcaactagcatggtttgctaatatgactaggattatcatcaactagcatggttcactaatatgactaggattatcatcaactagcatggtttgctaatatgactaggattatcatcaactagcatggcaTGGTtcactaatatgactaggattatcatcaactagcatggtttgctaatatgactaggattatcatcaactagcatggtttactaatatgactaggattatcatcaactagcatggtttactaatatgactaggactatcatcaactagcatggttcactaatatgactaggattatcatcaactagcatggttcactaatatgactaggattatgcctttggctgctggacaataaaataacattgatttaaaaccaatagaacatgagAAAAATGCTGGTTTCAATGTCATATTAAGCATTATAAAATACACTACATGTCCAAAagtatctcattccaaaatcattaatatggagttgatcccccctTCGCTGCTGTAAGAGCCTctcctcttctgggaaggctttccactagatgttggaacattgctgcagggacttgcttccattcagtcacaagagcattagtgaggtcgggcactgatgttgggtgattaggcctggctcacagtcggcgttccaattccaTCCCGTGTTCgacagggttgaggtcagggctctgtgcaggccagtcaagttcttccacacccatcttgacaaaccatttctgaatggacctcactttgtaGACGGGGGCatggtcatgctgaaacaggaaagggcctccacaaaactgttgccacaaagatggaagtacagaatcatctagaatgtcattgtgctGTAGCGTAAAGGATTTTCCTTCACggaaccataaaaaacagccccagatcattattcctcctccacaaaacttcacagttggcactatgcgttCGGGCAGGTAGCTTTCCCCTGGCATCCGATAAAtgcagatttgtctgtcggactgccagatggcaaAGTGTGCATCACTTCAAAGAAcaggtttccactgctccagagtccaatggtggcgagttTTACACCTCTCCAGCccgaagcttggcattgcgcatggtgattttaggcttgctgcggctgctcggccatgtcaacccaattcatgaagctcccaacgaacagttattgtgctgacgttgcttccagaggcagttaggAACTCGTAGCAAGTGTTGTAACTTGAGGACAgaatttttacgcgcttcagcacttagtagtcccattctgtgagtttgtgtggcgcTAGCAGGGCATAAATTTGACGAACTACctagttggaaaggtggcatcctatgacggtgcaacattgaaagtcactgagctcttcagtacgggccattctactgccaaagtgtgtctatggagattgcatgcctgtttgctcaattgtatacacctgtcagcaataggtgtggctgaaatagcagaatgcACTAATTTGAAAAGATGTCCAAATACATTTGGCCATGTAGAGTAATTCCCTCAACATTTCTATGGTCGTATTTTAGGCTACTTTGAAACAAGTTAAGACATGCTTCATAAAATGACATAAAACATCCAGGTTTTAAAACAAATCATTTTATGGTTAAATAGTTTCAACATGATGACCGCCTCCACTAACGTGACCATTTGACCTGAACACTACCGTTCCTCGAGTCAACAGAATCAACTAGCATTatctttattctgtacaggcttccttcatttcactctgtcatttacaatagtattgtggagtaactacaatgttgttgatttgATCCATCCTCAGCGTTCTCCGGTCAGTCATTAAACACCAACCTTTTAAAGTCAccactggcctcatggtgaaatccctgagtggtttccttcctctccagcaactgagttaggccCCTGTGTCCTTgaagtgactgggtatattgatacaccatccaaagtgtaattaataacttcaccatgctcaaaagggatattcaatgtctgctttgttAAATTTACCAATAGGTCTGACTTTAACTGACTTGTCCGGCCCATACAGATCCAAACACGACTGCTGCAGTAGAGAAATACATtttatgccagcagcataccaccctgcataccactgctggcttgcttctgaagctaagcagggttggtcctggtcagtccctggatgggagcccagatgctgctggaagtgttgttggagggccagtaggaggcactctttcctcaggtctaaaaaatatcccaatgccccagggcaggtattggggacactgccctgtgtagggtgccatctctcagatgggacgttaaacgagtgtcctgactctctgggatcattaaagatcccatggcacttattgtaagagtaggggtgttaacctcggtgtcctggctaaattcccaatctagtcacctaataatccccagtttacagttggttccttcatccctctcccctgtaactattccccaggttgttgctgtaaatgagagtGCTTTTCACAAGAGCAGCACTTTTTCTTGGTCAATCATAAGTCATCAAAGCggcaataggctacagtcatagAGCATCGCTCAGTGTGtggcaaaagttaggagatatctaatcagTGAAAGATGGAATTAAAATTACGGAGTAAAAAGGAGAAGGATAGGCTACAACGACCAAGAGCAAACAGGTAGGCAGGCTGCTACttaatattctgaatggagttATTTGTAACTAAAATGAGAAAGTGTATGAAGTGCAGCAtcagttagcctagctagctagcttaactaGCTTCTCCTGGTTCGATGCAATCCAAGACAGGTACTATGCAATCATATttgatgataaataacctagctatggcAGCCCTTAGTCTATTATAGCGCGAGTCGGCTTGGTTGGTTtccgtctctcctccccctcctccctcacagTATGCCCCCTCCCCCGTCTGCTAGTggaacctctctccctccttgtgtGCTTTATCAGCTCTGGTTAATAAAGTAGCTTTTCTGATGCTTTGTTCACCTGGAGCGGACTGGGATCCACCTAGGACTATATGGAAGGAGTCTAGATGTCCTTGGGTTCGTTTGGAATGGCTCTCTATATTTTTAAAAAGTATGCTTATCGGGTCCAGGTGGGAAAGACCCAGGTCTATTTCAGAACCGGTCCAACTTTTTGGATCCGTGAAGACCACTGTGTGAAATCTTTCTGAAGTCCCTGTAGGCTTTTTTTTATTtatgtacataaaaaaatgtattccaATGTTAGCCTCTCTGATCAGAGTAATTATTTGATATTGGGATGTGTGATTTTTTTCTCTTGTCCATTTAGACAACCAAAATCTATATTCTTCTTGtccaacaataaataaataaatccattAGTTTTTACTTGTCCCGGACAAGAGGACAAGCCTTTATGTTGGACGCTGCATCTCTTCAGGACGCTGATATGATACATGCATCATATGCAGTACCACTAGACCAGCtctcaccaaccctggtcctggagaactAGAAGATGTGCAGGCTTTTGTGCCAGCCCATTAACAAAACAACTAATTTAACTTTCCATTGATCAGGGTTGATGACCACTGCGTAGGGACATTGGGACGGAGTACAGAGGCAGATTGAAATTCACCTTGCGGACAGTAGGGGGCGTCCTCTCAAACACCTTCATCTGGTCAGTGTAGGGCAGGCCTGCGTACATGGGCAGCACCTTGAGGTATTTCTTCATGCCGAGACGGCCCAGAGCCCTGGCCTGCTCCTGGAGCAGAGACACCACCTTCTCTACTTCCTCctacaggacacacacaggtcACACACAGGTCACATGACAACAAGTACCCAGTTCAAAATCAAACCGTAAGAGAAACACACCTGTCCAGTGAGGAAGGCCAGAACATCTCCATCATCCTCAGTCTCATGGATCTTCAGCACCGTCTCCACTGTGGCCTTCACATAGTCTGGGACTGGGctggggacagagagataggggagacagTGTATAATGACTGGGCTGGGGACACAGtgtataataactgggctggggaCAGAGCGATAGGGGAGACAGTGTATAATAACTGGGctagggacagagagataggggagacagTGTATAATGACTGGGCTGGGGACACAGtgtataataactgggctggggaCAGAGCGATAGGGGAGACAGtgtataataactgggctggggacagagagataggggagacagTGTATAATGACTGGGCTGGGGACACAGtgtataataactgggctggggaCAGAGCGATAGGGGAGACAGtgtataataactgggctggggacagagagataggggagacagTGTATAATGACTGGGCTGGGGACACAGtgtataataactgggctggggaCAGAGCGATAGGGGACACAGTGTATAATGACTGGGCTGGGGACAGAGCGATAGGGGAGACCGtgtataataactgggctggggacagagagataggggagaccGTGTATAATAACTGGGCtatggacagagagataggggagacagtgtataataactgggctggggacagagagataggggagacagtgtataataactgggctggggacacagtgtataataactgggctgggcACAGAGCGATAGGGGAGACAGtgtataataactgggctggggaCAGAGCGATAGGGGAGACAGTGTATAATGACTGGGCTGGGGAAACAGTGTATAATGACTGGgctggggacagagagaaagagagcgcagACAATGTGAGGAGATGCTCAActcagtctgtcctgagcttGATTAATTCTGACACCAGTGAAACATTAATTATGTGGGGCTGTAGAATGTGATCATATGTGACAGGTTTGGAGACAGAAGAGACGCTCAGAATTCCATGGAATACCTGACAGTGTAGAAGACGTCAACGGGGAAGGTGCGTCCCTCCACCGTCAGAATTCCACACGTGTCCTTGTTAGGATCTCCAGTCTCATTCAGGTTAAAGAACTCTTGGAATTTCTGCAGCCAAGTTGATAACATAGGAGTGGGTTAGATGTAGCCAGGTAAACAGGCTTGTCACTGGCATGACCACAACAAAGGAGTTGTTTGTTTCTAAGACAAAATAGATACTTTATCAAAACTGTATTCGCAAATGTGAAATTTAACTGTACCTAAAGTGAGATTTGGCTGAGCTACACAGGGAACAGAATTACTACAGCAATTCTGAAAAATTCCTAAGAAGCAAAAATTGCTGAGCTGGCGAACATAAAAACCATTTCTGcacaagacaacaacaaaaaaaatacagtctgATGTCCCATCTGGCTTGCTGACTGACGCAGTCATGAGCCGACTGCATCTTCATCTGTCTGCACTATCTTGGTAGTACATTTCAGATGTCAGTGCACTGTGGTCTCTCATGACATCAGCTCATCTCTCCCAGTTCCTTTGTTTCTCTGTACTGAAGCATATCTGTCCATCTTAATGAATCAGAGAATCACCTTGGCATCCAGAGTGGCAGAGGCCACTATCAGCCGGAGGTCTCGGCGCTTCTTCTGAATCTAGAGAAGGATGAAACGAGGAGAAAGCTTTATTTAATTGATTTAATAGATTTCATATGCATTGTTAGCCTAACTGAATGCACGGTCAGTGGAAATACATTACAGTGAAGTAGATAGAGCTGTTAAAGCTgggaatccttagttgctacatacatttctTGACTTCTAAATTAAACATAcgcccattgattcttgaagaacataacttataaatgcccGATGAGCTTAGTACAACGGCCGCACCCAATCAGAAAcgcaaaatataagcttgttatactccaatatttattttatttcacctttatttaaccaggtaggctagttgagaacaagttctcatttacaactgcgacctggcaaaaATAAGGCAAAGCAGTCAATATAACATTGCATAGCCTCATAACTCAAGtttttatatcatggatggtcagtcctctgATCCATAGCTGTGGCTTTGAGTTGAAGAGTGGTTTCATtcctccaggcccatccctcagcgttTTACCAGAACATAGGCAAGGTAAACACTTTGCTAtcgtttcaattaaggattccaGCATTAATAAAGGAGACATGCACAGAAGCTACCTTCTTTAGCAGGCCGATGGCTATGTCCGTGTAAAGGGTTCTTTCATGGGCCTCGTCGAGCATTAGGACACTGAGGAGGAAAGATAGACAGATCCCTGGGGTTAAAACAGGATGAACCCAGACTATGAATCCACCATTGATATTCAGTCTGAGGCTAGTATTGCATAGCCAATACTAGGTCAGTTTGTTAGTGAAGTTATTCACCTGTACTTCTTCAGTAGAGGATCAGCCATCATCTCTCTCACCAGCATCCCATCTGTcaggaactgagagagaaagagaaaattcaCAAGGAAAACAGCCAACAAAAGGAATTTATGGTACCACTATGTGTCAGGGGACATGGCAGCAGGCTGAGTGTAGTACCTTAATGCGGGTGGCATGGGGGTCAGAGCAGTCATCAAAGCGAATGGTATAGCCCACCTCATGCCCCAACAGGGCTCCACGCTCTTCTGCCAAACGATTGGCTACCtgacaggaagagaggggaaaCAACCTCAGTCAGGCAGAACTGTCTCTTAAAAAAGTGCCAAAATACAGTTATTTTAATGAAGTTATATCATTTTTTGCAACTCTTTAAAATGATAAAAGGGACTATTTGATATTCAGGGCAGTAAGCGGTCCAAAGGGCCAGCAGAGCTCAAGGAGAATGTGAGGGAGATAAGAGTACTTACTGAGATAGCAGCCACTCTACGAGGCTGTGTCACACCAATCACCTTCCCCTCAGCTGCCCAGCCAGCCTCCAGcaaatactgaggtagagaaagaaaggaaggggtaagagagaggggaagagtgggaTGCAGAAGagcaagagaaagacagaggacaagggggagtgtgagagagaaagagagcgaggggcaTCAATATAAAGTCTAGGACAGCCTACTCAGCAGAAATTAAGTCCCACTTGATTTGCTCCGAACCCTGGTTGCATAGAAGAGAAAATGGCTAGTAAGCAGCGGACAAGGTCACTCTCCCGCTCTGTAAGAAGGAAGCTGTGTGAAGGGTATCAGTCCACTGCTGCAGTGTCCTGCCTGGAGG
This window of the Oncorhynchus clarkii lewisi isolate Uvic-CL-2024 chromosome 16, UVic_Ocla_1.0, whole genome shotgun sequence genome carries:
- the LOC139368875 gene encoding probable ATP-dependent RNA helicase DHX35 — protein: MCDVEAKMAAPLSTMKFWKPGSEAPGISEERHVTTETTGSPIIFNPHTALSIEKQRQKLPVFKHRNNILYLVESYQTVIIVGETGCGKTTQIPQYLLEAGWAAEGKVIGVTQPRRVAAISVANRLAEERGALLGHEVGYTIRFDDCSDPHATRIKFLTDGMLVREMMADPLLKKYSVLMLDEAHERTLYTDIAIGLLKKIQKKRRDLRLIVASATLDAKKFQEFFNLNETGDPNKDTCGILTVEGRTFPVDVFYTVSPVPDYVKATVETVLKIHETEDDGDVLAFLTGQEEVEKVVSLLQEQARALGRLGMKKYLKVLPMYAGLPYTDQMKVFERTPPTVRKVVVATNIAETSITINGVVFVIDCAFVKLRAYNPCTAIESLVVTPISKASASQRAGRGGRNRAGKCFRLYTEEDFEKLPASTVPEMQRTNLAPVILQLKALGIDNVLRFSFLSPPPAQSMVQALELLYALGGLDQYGRLTDPMGVRMAEFPLSPMFAKMLLESGNFGCSKEIVTIAAMMQIQNIFMVPANQKKPAAREHRKFAVAEGDHLTMLNVYEAFIKHQKSSQWCQEHFLNYKGLQRAMTVREQLRRLMNKFKVPRTSSEGDPDVILRCIVSGFFANAARMHHSGSYRTLRDDRELHIHPNSVLFGEKPTKWVVFNEVVQTSKYYMRDVTAVESSWLVELAPHFYKQAKHGSLTSKRSRVL